DNA from Amycolatopsis sp. DSM 110486:
AGCGCACCTACGAGTACGGCGCCGGCCAGTACCTCGTGGTCACCGTCGACATGCCCGTGACCGGCCACTTCGTGGAGGCCAGCCCCACGGAACCGTTCCTGGGCGCCGGCCTGGTCCTCAAGCCGGAAGCCGTCGCCGCCCTCCTGCTCGAGACGGGCACCACGAACTCAGCCCCGTCCGCCCCGTCGGCCATCACCGTGAGCGACGCACCCGCCGAGCTGCTCGACGCGTTCGTCCGCCTGCTGCGGCTGGCCGACCACCCGGCCGACCGCCGCGTGCTCGCGCCGCTCATCGAGAAGGAGATCCTCTGGCGCCTCGTCACCGGCGCCCAGGGCGCGACCATCCGCCAGATCGGCCTCGCCGACAGCAGCCTGTCACACGTCGGGCGCGCCATCCGCTGGATCCGCGACCACCACGCGGAGTCCCTGCGCATCTCCGACCTCGCACGCCTCGCCGCGATGAGCGAGTCGTCGTTCCACCGCCACTTCCGCGCCGTGACGGCCATGACGCCCATCCAGTACCAGAAACACATCCGCCTCCAGGAGGCTCGCCTGCTCCTCCTGTCCCGCACCGACGACGACGTCGCATCCATCGGCTACACCGTGGGCTACGACAGCGCGTCCCAGTTCAGCC
Protein-coding regions in this window:
- a CDS encoding AraC family transcriptional regulator — translated: MSLSELRTLITRYAGRTDLPGGLMLSCERAPTDPAASLTGPVLAVVAQGRKRIGTGERTYEYGAGQYLVVTVDMPVTGHFVEASPTEPFLGAGLVLKPEAVAALLLETGTTNSAPSAPSAITVSDAPAELLDAFVRLLRLADHPADRRVLAPLIEKEILWRLVTGAQGATIRQIGLADSSLSHVGRAIRWIRDHHAESLRISDLARLAAMSESSFHRHFRAVTAMTPIQYQKHIRLQEARLLLLSRTDDDVASIGYTVGYDSASQFSREYRRQFGVPPGQDSTRLRAHHG